From Chitinophagales bacterium, the proteins below share one genomic window:
- a CDS encoding helix-turn-helix transcriptional regulator — protein MSQLFRFDTVSEYNALNNHPTLHPLVSVIDFSKADPRSWGGEKNVKINYGLYCIFLKEVKCGDLKYGKNYYDYQDGTLVFVAPGQVMEIQNTGEPYQPKGHALVFHPDLIRGTALAKTIHEYSFWGYQSSEALHLSEKERQIVLDCFSKINFELQQGIDKHSKKLITSNIELFLNYCERFYDRQFITRDNANKGILEKFENLLNGYFTSDKPQNIGLPSVAYCADELNLSPNYFGDLIKKETGKTAKEYIQDTIIDVAKNKIFEGDKTVNQIAYELGFKYPQHFTRLFKQQVGYTPNKYRNLN, from the coding sequence ATGAGCCAGTTATTCCGGTTTGATACAGTAAGCGAATACAATGCATTGAATAATCATCCGACATTGCATCCGTTGGTAAGTGTAATTGATTTTTCAAAAGCCGACCCGCGTTCGTGGGGAGGAGAAAAAAATGTGAAAATAAATTATGGCTTGTATTGCATATTCCTCAAGGAGGTAAAATGTGGAGATTTAAAGTATGGGAAAAATTATTATGATTACCAGGATGGAACATTGGTTTTTGTTGCACCGGGACAGGTAATGGAAATTCAAAACACCGGTGAACCATATCAACCCAAAGGTCATGCGTTAGTTTTTCATCCCGACCTGATACGGGGCACTGCGCTTGCTAAAACCATACACGAGTATAGTTTTTGGGGTTATCAATCAAGTGAAGCATTGCATCTATCAGAAAAAGAAAGGCAAATTGTTTTAGATTGCTTTTCAAAAATAAATTTTGAACTGCAACAAGGTATTGATAAACATAGCAAGAAGCTTATTACTTCAAACATAGAATTATTTCTTAATTATTGTGAACGTTTTTATGACAGGCAATTCATAACAAGAGATAATGCCAATAAAGGAATTTTAGAAAAGTTTGAAAATCTGCTTAATGGTTATTTCACCTCTGACAAGCCGCAAAATATTGGATTACCTTCCGTTGCTTATTGTGCTGATGAACTTAATTTATCTCCCAATTATTTTGGTGACCTGATAAAAAAAGAAACTGGTAAAACAGCGAAGGAATATATACAGGACACAATTATTGATGTTGCAAAAAATAAAATTTTTGAGGGAGATAAAACTGTAAATCAAATCGCTTATGAATTAGGATTCAAATACCCTCAACATTTTACAAGGTTATTTAAACAGCAGGTTGGATATACACCAAACAAGTATAGAAATTTGAATTAG
- a CDS encoding PaaI family thioesterase, with protein MNYDRIRKSFDKQGLMKTLNAELSSVEKGQVKITCDFSPNLTQQHDYFHAGVATSIVDSACGYSVLTMATDNVEVLTVEFKVNFLKPAKANKLIAIGKVLQSGKTLTVCDGFVYDETETKLIAKMTATIMTVRIDDQKIGS; from the coding sequence ATGAACTACGATAGAATTAGGAAAAGTTTTGACAAACAAGGTTTAATGAAAACCTTAAACGCAGAGTTGTCTTCGGTTGAAAAAGGACAGGTGAAAATTACTTGTGACTTTTCACCCAACTTGACTCAACAACACGATTATTTTCACGCAGGTGTTGCGACCAGTATTGTTGACAGTGCTTGTGGTTATTCGGTTCTGACAATGGCGACAGACAACGTAGAAGTACTGACCGTAGAGTTCAAAGTGAATTTTCTTAAGCCAGCAAAAGCAAACAAACTCATTGCAATTGGAAAGGTTTTGCAATCAGGAAAAACCTTGACTGTTTGTGATGGATTTGTATATGATGAAACCGAAACAAAGCTTATTGCCAAAATGACTGCAACTATTATGACGGTAAGAATAGATGACCAGAAAATCGGCAGCTAA
- a CDS encoding type II toxin-antitoxin system PemK/MazF family toxin: protein MKIKQYEIWIADLNPRFGTEPGKTRPVAVIQSDLLNKFHPSTIVCPITTNVKVDANILRVHLTKGSSKLKENCDIMIDQIRAIDNKRLLKKIGDLDQEQIELIKTNLSIVLDF, encoded by the coding sequence ATGAAGATTAAGCAATATGAAATCTGGATTGCTGATTTAAATCCAAGATTCGGCACAGAGCCGGGTAAAACAAGACCAGTAGCAGTAATTCAGTCTGATTTGTTGAATAAATTTCATCCATCAACTATAGTGTGTCCCATAACGACAAATGTAAAAGTTGATGCAAATATATTAAGAGTTCATCTGACGAAAGGATCCTCAAAATTGAAGGAAAATTGCGATATCATGATTGATCAGATTCGTGCCATTGATAATAAAAGGTTATTAAAAAAGATTGGAGATCTTGATCAAGAACAAATCGAGCTCATAAAGACAAATCTTTCTATTGTCCTTGACTTTTAA
- a CDS encoding aldo/keto reductase yields the protein MEKVKLNNGVEMPILGFGVMQIMGAECETAVLNAIEAGYRLFDTAELYGNEQAIGNAIKGSGVPREELFITTKFGSKEAGYEKTMAAFQRSLEALQLEYIDLYLIHQPFGDIFGSWRAMQELYNAGKIKAIGVCNFLPDRLMDLISNSGFTPAVNQIETHPFNQQHETQQFLKDNNVQIEAWGPFAEGMNGVFTNDVLAAIGAKYNKTVAQVILRWLTQRKVVAIPKSVRKERMIENISIFDFKLTDEDMNSIQTLDTKQSLLFSHRDPVIVKWMSEYGWLKG from the coding sequence ATGGAAAAAGTAAAATTGAACAACGGAGTAGAAATGCCAATTTTAGGTTTTGGCGTTATGCAAATTATGGGTGCTGAATGCGAGACAGCAGTACTTAATGCAATTGAAGCAGGGTATCGATTATTCGATACGGCAGAACTTTACGGTAATGAACAGGCAATAGGAAACGCCATTAAAGGAAGTGGGGTTCCCAGAGAGGAATTGTTTATTACGACCAAATTTGGAAGTAAGGAAGCAGGCTATGAAAAGACAATGGCTGCTTTTCAAAGATCGCTTGAAGCGTTACAGCTTGAATACATTGACCTGTACCTGATACACCAACCCTTTGGTGATATTTTCGGTTCGTGGCGTGCTATGCAGGAGCTATATAATGCAGGAAAAATTAAAGCAATTGGTGTATGTAATTTTTTACCAGACAGATTAATGGATTTAATTTCCAATAGTGGTTTTACACCAGCAGTTAACCAAATTGAAACTCACCCTTTCAATCAGCAACATGAAACCCAACAATTTTTAAAAGACAATAATGTGCAGATAGAAGCCTGGGGACCATTTGCTGAAGGAATGAACGGTGTATTCACTAATGATGTACTGGCTGCTATTGGAGCGAAGTACAATAAAACCGTTGCGCAGGTTATTCTTCGCTGGTTAACACAAAGGAAGGTGGTTGCAATTCCTAAGTCAGTGCGCAAGGAAAGGATGATTGAAAACATCAGCATTTTTGATTTCAAGCTAACTGATGAAGATATGAATAGCATCCAAACTTTGGATACAAAGCAGAGCCTGCTTTTTAGTCACCGTGACCCCGTCATTGTAAAATGGATGAGTGAATATGGTTGGTTAAAGGGTTAG